A window of Elusimicrobiota bacterium genomic DNA:
GTACTCGCTGACGATGACCGGCGGCTCGTTCACCGACGTTCACGCCTCCCGGATCGACCGCAGCGCGCGCCCCGCGTCGTACCGCGCCGCGGCCGACGCCGCCCCGCGCGGCGCGCACGCCTACCGGGTGCTCGGCCCCGGCCGCGCGCTGTGGCACGCGGGAGGCACGATCGATAGCACCCGCGTCCGCTAGCCTTTACGAAGGCTCCCCCGATACGCTATCCTCGGCGCATGACCACTGACACCTTGAACCGGGACATCATCGGGGACATCCGCCGCAAGGCCGCGGCGCTCAAGAAGAAGATCGTGCTGCCCGAGGGCGACGAGAAGCGCACGCTCAAGGCGGCCGCGATCCTGAAGAAGGACGGCCTGTGCGCGCCGATCCTCGTCGGGAATCTCGAGAAGGCGCGCAAGGTCGCCGCGGAGAACGGCGTGGACCTCGCCGGCATCGAGTTCATCGAGCCCCTCAAGGACGCCAAGTTCGCCGAGTACGCGGCTCAGTACTTCGACTTGAGGAAGCACAAAGGCATCACCGAGGACGAGGCGAAGACGGCGGTGGCCGAGCCCCTCGTCTACGGCGTCATGATGCTTCATAACGACAGAGTGGACGGATTTTTGTCCGGAGCCGATCACGCGACGGCCGATACCGTAAGACCGGCATTGCATATCATCAAGCCCGCCGCGGGCGTGCGCACGATCTCGAGCTTCTTCGTCATGATCTTCCCGAGCCCGAAGCAGGGCGACGACGGCGTGCTCATCATGGGCGACTGCGCGATCAACATCGATCCCGTGCCCGTGAAGCTCGCGGCCATCGGCATCTCGTCCGCGCGCATGGCGAAGGTGCTCACCGGCATCGACCCGCGCATCGCCTTCCTGTCCTTCTCGACGAACGGCTCCACCGAGCACCCGCTCGCGTCGGCGGTCAAGGACGCCGTGCGCATCGCCAAGGAGAAGGCCCCGGACCTCGCCATCGACGGGGAGATGCAGGCCGACGCCGCGCTCGTGCCCGAGATCGGGCAGAAGAAATTCCCCGGCTCGAAGGTCGCCGGCCGCGCGAACGTCCTCGTGTTCCCGGACCTGCAGAGCGGCAACATCGGCTACAAGCTCGTGCAGCGCCTGACGGGCGCCGAGGCGCTGGGGCCGATCCTCCAGGGGTTCGCCAAGCCGGTCAACGACCTGTCGCGCGGCGCGAGCGTCGACGACATCGTCAACATGGCCTGCGTGACCGCGCTGCAGTCCGACCCATCGCTGCGGTAGGACGCGCGCCTAAGGCTTGAGGAGGGCGGAGCTCTTCTCGAGCGTCTTGAGCGCGGCGGCCAGGTCGTCGTTCTCGGTCCAGGCGTCGAACTCGGACAGGGCCCCGGTGGACTGCAGCACGCGCAGCGGCTGCTTGCGCAGGCCGCACAGCAGCAGCGAGGTCTTGAGGCGCCGGCAGCGGGCCTGGAAATCGCGCAGCGCGTGAAGGCCGGTGGCGTCCATCACGGGGACGGCGCCCAGGCGCAGGATGAAGACCTTGGGCGGGTCCGAGATCTGGGAGAGGGTCTCGCCGAGCTTGTCCGCGGCCCCGAAGAACAGCGGTCCGCTGACGTCGTAGACCTCGACGCCCTTGGGCACGGCGACCCGCCCTTTCTCCGGCCCCTCTCCGGCCGACTCGTCGTCTCCCAGCTCGCGGACCGCCGCGCCGACGGTCGTCATCTCGGCCATGCGGCGCATGAACAGGAAGGCGGACAGGATCATGCCGACCTCCACGGCGACGGTGAGGTCGACGAGGACCGTCAGGCCGAAGGTGGACAGCAGCACCGCGACGTCCGAGCGCGGGGACTTGAGCAGGAAGGCGAAGGTCCGCCACTCGCTCATGTGATAGGCGACGATGACGAGCACGGCGGCCAGCGCGCACAGCGGGATGCGCGCGACGAGCGGCCCCGCGAACAGCAGCACGCAGACCAGGACCACGGCGTGAGCGATGCCCGCGACGGGGGTGCGCCCGCCGCTCTTGACGTTGGTCGCGGTGCGCGCGATGGCGCCGGTGACGGGGATGCCCCCGAAGAGCGGGGAGAGGATGTTGGCCGCCCCCTGCGCGACGAGCTCCACGCTGGAGCGGTGGCGCCCGCCGATCATGCCGTCGGCCACCACGGCCGAGAGGAGGGACTCGATGGCGGCCAGCAGGGCGACGACGGTCGCCGGGCGCACCAAGGTCATGGCCGTCTTGAAGTCGATCACGGGCAGGCGGGGCATGGGCAGGCCCCGGGGCAGGTCCCCGAAGCGCGAGCCGATCGTCTCCACGGGCAGGCCGAAGACCGCGGCCGCTCCCGTGGCGAAGACCAGGGCCGCGAACGGGGAGGGTATCCTCTTGGTCAGGTGCGGCAGATAGACGAGGACCGCGAGGGTCGCCGCGGAGAGGCCGAAGGTGTGCCAGTCGGCGGTGGGCAGGGCGTGGAAGTAGGCGCCCCATTTGTCGACGAACTCGGGCGGGACGGCGCCCATGCGCAGGCCGAGGAGATCCTTGACCTGGGAGGAGAAGATGATGACCGCGATGCCGCTGGTGAAGCCGGTGGTGACGGGATAGGGGATCCACTTGATGAGGTTCCCCATCCGGAACAGGCCCATGACGATGAGGATCACGCCGGCCATGATCGTGGTGACGGTGAGGGCCTCGCGTCCGTACTGATGGACGATGCCGTAGATGATGACGACGAAGGCCCCGGTCGGTCCGCCGATCTGGACCCGGCTGCCGCCGAGCAGGGAGATGACGAAGCCGCCGATGACCGCGGCGTAGAGGCCCTCGGCCGGGGTCACGCCCGAGGCGATGCCGAAGGCCAAGGCGAGGGGGATGGCGACGACGCCGACGATGAGCCCCGCGACGAGGTCGTGGTAGAGCTGCGTCCGGTCGTAGCCCCGGAGCGTGGTCAACAGCTTCGGCGTCAGATAATGCGGAAGCACGGCCCGATTGTACTATTCCCCGGTCTACAGGAACAGTTTGCCGAGGAAGTGCCCGATCACGCCGCCCACGACCGCGCCGATGAGGCCGCCGATGGGGCCGCCGAAGGCGGTGCCGATGATGGCGCCGGCGGTCACGCCGAAGGCCCCTCCGTAGTCCTTCTTATGGAACAGCCAGGCGGCGGCCAGGCCGAGGCCCGCGCCCGCGGCCGCCCCGAGAAGACCGGCCGAGAACCAGCCCTGCAGGCCGCCCAGGAGGGCGGCCCCGCCCATGACGAGGCCGGAGGTGAGCTTGCTCCCGCCGTTCGCGTCCTTGCCGGCGGGCGGCGGCTCCTTCTTGGCGGGCCGCTCGATCGGCGCCGCCTTGGCCAGGCGCGGGGACCCATTCGCGTCCCGCCCGGCCACCACGGTCTCCGAGGCGGGGTTCCCGTCGAAGGAGCGTCCCGCGGCCTCGCGGGCGGCCGCGTCGCCGCCGCTCAAGGGCACGACGGCCGCGTCCTGCGCCTGGACGCGCGCGTCGCCCGCCCGCGACAGGGCGGGGAGCAGGAGCGCGGCCAGGGCCAAGGCGAGGGGGGCCATGCCTTCTTAGGGTAACAGGCCCGGCCTTTTCTCGCCAGGGCGGATCTTCATTTGCGCGAATTGGCCGGCCCAGAAATCGCGCTCCTCGGCCGTGAGCAGGCGCTCGGGAGACGCGGCGTAGGCCGCGGTCTCGCCGCCGTAGGCGAACCATTCGGAGGGGCTGTCTCCCGCGTGCCGGTCGTCCGCGCGCCGGCCCGGGACCTTGTGCTTGAGAGCGAGCTCGGCCTCGCGCTTGCGTCCCTGCTCGATGAGCTTCGAGGCCGTCGAGTTCTCCTTCACCCAGCGCTCGTATTCGGCCCGGGCGGCCTCGAAGCGGGCGGGCTCCTTCTCCCGGATCGCGGCGATCTCCTTGTCCACCTCGTCGCGGGGGCGGCCCTTCGACGCGACCCCGAGCAGACGGGCCATCATCCCCGCGCCGGCCTCGGCTTCCTCCTGGAACGCGCGGGTGATCTCCTCGGCCCGCTCCACCGTCATCTTGGTCGCCCGGTCGTAGTCGGAGAGGGCGCGCTCCCGGTTCGATTGCCCCGGAGGCGCGGGCAGGGCCGCGTACTGCTCCCGGGTCATCGTCCCGATGCGGATCCGCAGCAGCGCGTCGCGGATCTTCTCGCGGTGCTCCTTGGCCGGGCGGTGACCCTCGTTCGCCTCGGCGATGAACTTCTCCTGGCGGCCGCCGCTCACGCGGGACTGATAATCGTCCTCGAGCCCGGGGTGGGCGAGCGACCAGGCGTGCAGGAGTTCGTGAAAAAGGACCGCCTCCGGCTCGGCCGCCGAGCCGCCGCGATAGAAAGCGGCGTCGGCCCAGGGGGCGAAGAGCTCGACGGGGTCGATGACGAGGGCTTTGTTCTGCTGGTCGAAGGACTGGTTCGCCTTCTCTTTGACGATCTGGAAGCGCGCTCCCACGATCACGCCGGGCGCGAACAGCGAAGGGTACCGGGTGGACAGGCTGCGCAGCAGGCGCACGGCCTTGTCCTGCTCGGCGTCGTGCCCGCTCATGCGCTGTACGCGCAAAGTGAACCGGCCCGGGGGTTCCTCTCCGGCCGCGGCGCGCGCCGGGACCGCGCATAGAAGGAGGGACATCAGCAGGAGGGGCGTCATGCTCCTCGAAGGATAGCAGGCGGGTCCCGGGCGCGCCAGATAAAAACGCGGGGACCGAGGCAACTTTTTCGGGGGGTCGATCGTATGATGGAGAGGCCCGCGGGCCGGGAGGGTGGGATGAGGATGATCATGGCGGCGTTGTCGGCGCTGTTTCTGGCGGGGGCGGCGAGGGCGGGCGCTTCCGAGAAGGCGAAGATCCTCGAACTGCGCGCGAGCGTGCGCGAGGGCGAGGCGAAGCTGAAGCGGCTCTCGGTCGAGCAGCACAAGGAGCTGGTCTTGATCCGCGAGCGCGAGAAGTCGGACCTGACCATGACGAGGGCCTCCGCGGCCCGCGGGGAGACCTTGCACGCGGCTCTCCTCGACGTCAGCGAACGGTCGCGCCGGCAGCGCCTGGAACTGCGCGAGCGGCGGCGAGGAGAGCGCGGACGCTTGAAGGCGGCGATCAAGGCCGCGCGCGCGGAGGTGACCGCGCTCCGCCGGAAGAAGTAAGATGCGGGCATGAACGACCGGGAACTGGTGCGCGAGGCGTATCTCGAGGCGAAGAAGGGCTACGACGAGGGCGGCCTGCCGATCGGCTCGGTGCTCGTCGACGCGAGAGGCAAGATCGTCGCGCGCGGGCACAACATGCGCGTGCAGACCGGCGACCCGACCGCCCACGCCGAGGTCGTCTGCCTGCGCAACGCCGGCCGCCGCCGCGACTGGCCGGAGCTGACCTTGGTGTCCTCGCTGAGCCCGTGCGTCATGTGCACCGGGACGGCCTTGCTGTACCGCATCCCGCGCGTGGTCGTGGGCGAGAACAAGAACTTCCTCGGCGCCGAGGATCTGTTCGCGGCGCGGGGCGTGACTTTGACCGTGCTCCAGGACCCGGACTGCGTGGCCCTGATGGAGCGCTTCGTCCGCGAGAAGCCCGACCTCTGGAACGAAGACATCGGGTTGTAGAGGCGGCCGCCCTGCCGACCGACGACTGTTTCCGGAAACAGTTGAACGGATTGTAAGACGGGAGGGCGGGGAACTTAATGCTAAAATCAACCCAGGCGGCGTGCTGAAATTGGTATCCAGAGCAGACTTAAAATCTGCCGCCCGCAAGGGCATGTGGGTTCGAGTCCCACCGCCGCCAAGATTCTGGTGGACGAAAGTTCGAGGACTGCCGCGCGGCGCAGCGTGGAAGTAAAAATCTAACCGATGAAAATCGCTTCTCAGGCGTGGCAGTTCGTGGTCCCGGCCGTCGCGGCCGGCTCCGTGGGCCTGTGGCTCATGGGGCGCCCGTCGACCGTCCTCCCCGGCGCCCTGCTCGCCGTCCTCTCCTTCGGCTTCGCCGGGTTCACGCTTTACTTCTTCCGCGACCCCGAGCGCGCCCTTCCGGCCGACGGGCGCATCTACTCGCCGGGCGACGGGGTCGTGCTCTCCGTCGGACGCGAGGGCCCCGGGGACGTGATGACCTGCCGGATATTCCTGTCCGTCTTCGACGTCCACATCCAGCGCGCGCCGTGCGCGGGCCGCGTGACGAAGGTGGCCGAGGTCCCGGGCTCCTTCGCCGCCGCGATGAAGGACGCCGCGCGCGGCAACTACCGCGTGGTCATGACCATCGAGCCTCCCGGCCGGGGCCTTCTCGTCGTGGAGCAGATCTCCGGCCTCATCGCGCGGCGCATCGAGTGCTGGCGCAAGCCCGGCGACACGGTGGCGGCGGGGGAGAAATACGGCATCATCTATTTCGGTTCACAAGCAGCAGTGCATTTCCCAAATGGCTCGAAGTGCACCGTCAAGGCCGGCGACCGCGTCGCCGGCGGCCTGACCCCCATCGGAGAATGGACAAGCAACTCTTAAAGCGCGGCGGAGCGGTCCTCGCCCCGTCCCTGTTCACCCTGGGCAACATGGCCTGCGGCTTCTACGCCCTGCTCTCCTCCGTGCGCGGGGAGTTCGTCTCCTCGGCGACGGCGATCATCGCGGGCATGCTCTTCGACGCGCTCGACGGCCGCGTCGCCCGTCTCGTGCACGGCGAGTCCGAGTTCGGCGTCGAGTTCGACTCGATGGCCGACTTCCTGACCTTCGGCGTGGCCCCCGCGCACATGATGTACGCCTTCATTCTGAAAGACTACGGCGCCTGGGGCTACCCGATCGCCTTCCTGTACGCGCTGTGCGGCGGGCTGCGCCTGGCGCGCTTCAACGCGATGGCTCACCTGGGCCAGGGCTCGAAGACGCACTTCACCGGGCTCGCGATCCCGGCGGGCGCGGGCTTCCTGGCGAGCTTCGTCCTTCTGTACCAGGTCATCGAGGAAGGCCGCCCGGCCGGCACCTGGAAGTTCCTCATGGACCACATCCCGGCCCTGTACGGGCTGGCGCCGGCGATGACCGTCGTCATGGCCCTCCTGATGGTCTCGACGATCCCGTACCCGGCGTTCAAGCAGCCCGGCGTGATGCGCCCGAAGACGATGACGCGGATCATCGCCCTGCTCGGCCTGGGCCTTCTGCTCTTCTACTACCCGCTGATGATCCTGTTCTTCGTCTTCTTCTTCTACGCCCTGCTCGGGCCGGTGTCCTGGCTCGCGCGCGCGGCCGGGCGGCTGGTGGGCTGGAAGCCGCCGCACCACGACCACGACAACTACGGAGAGCACCTGTGACCGCCAAACCCGTCCACGGAATACTCGCGATGCGCCGCCTCGAGCCGGCCGCCACCTTGCCGACCCGGGCGCACGCCGACGACGCGGGCCTCGACCTGTACGCCCTCGAGGACGCGGAGCTGGCTCCCGGGCAGGGCAAGGTCGTGCACACGGGCGTGGCGATGGCCATCCCGGCGGGCCACGTCGGCCTCGTCTGCGACCGCTCGTCGATGGCGAAGAAGGGGCTGAAGACCGCCGGCGGCGTGATCGACGCGGGCTACCGCGGCGAGGTGGGCGTCATGCTCTGGAACATCTCGACGCAGGTCCACGCGCTCAAGAAAGGCGAGCGCATCGCGCAGCTCCTCGTGATCCCCATCGCGACCCCGGCCCCCGTCGACTCCGACGACCTGGGCGAGACGGCGCGCGGCGTCGGCGGCTTCGGCTCGACCGGCAAGTGAGTGTTTCCGGAAACAGTCCGGCGAACTCTCGCCGGCGCGAGTTCCGGCGTCTAGCGGAGCTCGACCAGGGCGGCCTTCCCGTCGGTGTGGAACTTGTAGCCCTTGTCGTTGGCGCCCTCGCGCGGGATGGCGGGATGCGCGACGAGCGCGGCGCGCTCCAGGAGAGGCGAATCCTTGAGCGACGCGGCGATGAAGTCCCGCTCGGCGTCGAGGTCCGGGTCGCGGACGTGCGAGAGGTCGTGCCAGCGGATGCTGAGGTCGTAGTCGCCCGCGCCCCACCAGATCGCGCGGCCGCGCGGGTCGCGCAGCCCGGTGTCCCAGACCCGGAAATGATGGCGCGCCGACAGGAACTTCGTCGCGATCGCCCAGTTCATGTCCTGGCGCCGGCCGTCCAACCAGTACTCGTTCATCGGCGGCGTCGACGCGACCGTCCTTCCCGTCAGCAGCTCCGCCGCGCCGCAGGCGATCGAGGCGCGGATCGTGCCGGGCACCTCGGTCCAGCCCGCGCGGGACAGCGCCTCGCGCAGGCTTGCCGCGCTCCCCACGAAGACGAGGTTCAGCGGGTTGCCGGGGCGGCCGAAGCGGCCCTTGTTCATCCCGGACAGGCCCGCGACGGCCTCGTCGAGCGGGGCGGTCCGGACCGGAAGGGGAGCCTGCGGCGCCTCGGGCAGGACGCGGTCGAGGCTCAGCGCCAGGAAGAGGACGGGCAGCGCGAGGACCAGCCGCCTCATCTCAGACCTTGCGCGGGAACAGGATCGGGCCTTTCTGGATCAAGCCGGTCCCCAGGGTCTTGCCCGCGAGGATGTCCTCGGCCGTCAGCGCGTCCGGGAACACCCGCACGCCGAGCTGCATGTGGATCTTGGCCGCGGTGTGGGGCATGAACGGGTCGAGCCAGCCGGAGACGAGGCGCAGCGACCAGACCAGGTCGAAGAGGACGGCCTCGCACTCCTTCATGTCGCTCTTGGCGAGCTTCCAGGGGGACTTCTCGTTGACGCGCGCGTTGAGGCTGCGGATCACGTCCCAGATCGAGTCGAGGGCGCCGTTGAAGTCGAGCGCCTCCATCCTCTCCGATATCTCGGGCGTGCGCTTGGCCACCGTGGTCGTGTAGAAGTCCTCCCCGAGCGGCGGCTTCGTCGGCAGCCGGCCGCCGAGGAACTTATCCACCATCTCGGCCACGCGCGAGACGAGGTTGCCGAGGTCGTTGGCGAGCTCGGCGTTGTAGCGCTTGGTCAGCGAGGCCTTCGAGAAGTCGCCGTCGTTGCCGAAGGGCATCTCTCGCAGGAGGAAGTAGCGCAGGGCGTCGACGCCGAACTCGGAGGTGATGTCGTAGGGGGAGATGAAGTTGCCGAGGGACTTCGACATCTTTTGGCCCTCGACCGTCCACCAGCCGTGCGCGAACACCTTCTTGGGAAGGGGCAGGCCCGCGGCCATCAGGATCGCGGGCCAGATCACGCCGTGGAACCGGAAGATCTCCTTCCCCACGATATGAACGTCGGCGGGCCACAGATCCGCCTTCCCGTCCGCGGCCGACCAGTAGTTGATCAGCGCGTCGAACCAGACGTAGATGGTGTGGTCGGGATCGCCGGGGACGGGGATGCCCCATTTCACCTTAGTGCGCGAGACCGAGATGTCCTCGAGGCCGGCCTCGACGAAGCGGTGCAGCTCCGCGGCGCGGTGCGCGGGCGCCAGGAAGCCGGGGTCCGCCTGGTAATGCGCGAGGAGCCGGTCCTGGTACTTCGAGAGCTTGAAGAAGTAGGTCTCCTCGGAGAGCTTCTGCAGCGGCTTGCCCGAGTCCGGGCCGAGCAGGACGCCGCCGGGTCCCTTCACCGCGTCGGATTCCTTCACGAACGACTCGCTGACGACGTCGTAGAGCCCTTCGTACTTGCCCTTGTAGATGTCGCCGTTCTTCAGCAGGAGCGCGAACAGCTCCTGGACCTTGTCCTCGTGGCGCTTCTCCGTCGTGCGGATGTAGTCGTCGACGTGGATGTCGAGGTGCTTCCAGAGGTCCCGGAACTTCGCCGAGGTCATGTCGCAGAAGTCCATCACGTGCTTGCCCGCGGCCTTGGCCGCGTCCTCGATCTTCTGGCCGTGCTCGTCGGTGCCCGTGAGCAGGAACGCGGAGCGCCCGCGGCCGCGGATGTGCCGGGCCAGGACGTCGGCGGCGATCGTCGTGTACGCGTGGCCGATGTGCGGCGCCGCGTTGATGTAATAGATCGGGGTCGTGATGTAGTAGCGCTTCGTCATGGGGTCACCGTGAGGCCTCGGCTTCCAGGGAAGCCAGTGTGAGGATCAACTTCGGGTCGGCGTTGGCGCGCAGGGCCGCGCGCAGGCGGGAGAGCTCCCGGAGGGGGCCCTCCACCTTTGAGAAAGGGGATTCTCCATCGAGGTGCCGGCGGCGCAGCTCCTGGCCGAGGGAGTACAGCGCGCGCTCCACCTTCACGCGCGCCGCGGCGAGGTCCTTGGGCAGCCCGTCGGAGGCGGTCACGGCGGCCAGCGGCCCGCCGCCGGCGGCGAAGCCGCCGCGCAGGCCGTCGTCGTCGGCGAGCTCGAGGGCGCGGCCGGCGGAGCCGTCCGACAGCGCGGCCAGGCGCTTGGCCGACCTCGGGTCGATGCCGCGTCCCGTCAGGATCTTCTCCAGGACGGGCTCCGGCAGGGGGCCGAAGGGTACGGTGAAGCAGCGCGAGGAGATCGTGCGGGGCAGGCGCTCGCGCTGGGTCGCGCCCAGTATCCACAGGGTCTTGGGCTGGGGCTCCTCGAGTATCTTGAGCATCGCGTTGGCCGCGGCCTCGTTGAGACGCTGCGCGTCGGGGATCACCGCGATCTTCCAGCCGTCGAGCATGGACTTGAAGCTCAGGTCCTTGAGCAGGTGGCGGATCGTGTCCACCTTCCAGATCTTCTGCTTCTCCGGCTCCTCTTCCTCGAGCGACGCCTGGTAGGCCGCGTCGACGATGACGGCGTCCGGGTGCACGCGGCCGTCCACGCCCCGGCAGTCGGCGCATTCGCCGCAGGACGCCTCGCCGGTGAACGGGCGCGCGCGGCACAGCAGGGCCTTGGCGAACTCGATCGCGGCGAGCGACTTGCCGACGCCCTCGGGTCCGACGAACAGCATCGCGGCCGGCAGGCGCTCGGAGGCCAGCAGCCCCTCGAGGGTCTTCACGGCGCGGCGCTGGCCGAGGACCTTGTCGAGGCGCATCATAATTTCTTCTCGACCAAGGCGACGATCTTCGCATGAAGCGCGTCGGCCGGCAGCCTTCCGTTGAGTATGACCGCGCGGCGATCGGCCTTGGCGGCTTTCAGATACCCTTTTCGGACTCTTCGGCGGAACTCGGCGCTCTCGCTTTCGAGCCGGTCGAGCTCGCGCTGAAGATCGCGCGCGTCGAACTCCTCGACGGGAATATCCAGGAGGATCGTCAAGTCCGGCTTCAATCCGCCGGTGGCGATCTTGTTCAACGCCGACGTTTTATCGAGCCCCAGGCCGCGGGCTTCGCCTTGGTAGGCGTCCGTCGACATCGTGAAGCGCTCCGACACGACGGTCGTGCCTTTCGCCAAAGCCGGCCGGATCTTTTCCTGAGTGTGCTGCGCCCTCGAGGCTTCGTACAGGAAGAGTTCCGCGAGCGGGTCGATCGTGAGGGCCGGATCGAGCAGCACCTTGCGGATGCCTTCGGCGACGCCCGTGCCGCCCGGTTCGCGGGTGTGCACGACGTCGTGACCCTTGGCCCTCAACGAATCCACTAATCGTCTTGCCTGTGTGGACTTCCCGGATTTGTCGGGGCCTTCGAAGACGATGAACAGGCCTTTCGTGCGCTTCACGGCGGCTATTCTATCATTCGGGCGGGACTAAAGGCCCGACGGCCAGCCGCGGACCTCGCTCTGCCAAGAGGTGCGGGTCAGGCTCACGTTCGTGGTGATGACGTTGGCCGTCGCCTCGCCGTTGTAGTAGAAGTCGACCGGCGAGGACGCCGACAGGGTCGAGGTCCCGATGGCGTACAGCACCCCGTAGACGTCGCTGTTGCCGCCGCCGCCGCCGCCGTTGTTGAAGTTGCCGCCGACGTAGAGGAAGCCGTTGACCGAGATCTTGCTGGAGGTGAGGGGGGTCACCGTGGCCTCATAGGGGGAGTTCAAGCCGGGGAAATCCGCGGGCTCGGTCGAGTCGTTGCCGTAGGCCACATAGGTGGACCAGGCGTTGCAGTACTGCTTCCAGGCCGTTTTCGGCATGGTCATGGCGACCGTGCCTTTGCCCCAGACGCCGTTGGGAAGGTTGACGTTGCCCATGACGATCAAAGTGCCCGTGTGGAACATGCCCGGAGACTTGATCGTCAGGTCGCCCTCGATGAAGATGGTCTTGCCCGCGGTCGTATCGTCCCATTGGGTGACGTTCCCCGGGTAGTAGCAGCTGCCCGCCGGAACTGCGGTGTTCGCGCCCGCGTGCGTCGGGCAGCCCGCGGTGGCGGCCGCCGAGGAGCGGTAGAAGTCGAAGTCGAGGGACGGAGTGCTGGGAAGGCTCGTCTGGAAGGCGTGCCACTGGCAGCAGCCGGGCGAGTCGCAGTTGGGCGGGTTTGCGGTGGTGTCCTTGCCGATGATCTGGCTGGCCGACCAGTACTGGGGATAGCTGCGGTTGGTCGCGTCGATGTTGCTCGGGCTCATGACCGCGCCCCAATGCACGTTGCTGCCGCCCGAGATCTTCACGCCTTGGCCGGCGAAGATCGCCGTGTCGCCGAGGACGGCGTTGGTGTAGACGACGCGCAGCGCCCGCGTCTCCCGGCCGTATCTGTCTCGGCCGACGGTGATGACCGTCGCCTGCTGGGTGCCGGGCCCGCTCGTGATGCTGATCGCGTAGGTGCCGCCGGCGATGTCCTGGTATTTCTTATCGAAGGCGTAGTTCGGCTGCGCGTTCCCGTTCTGGATGGAGACCCAAGTGGTCGTGGACAGGGAGATGTAGAGGTAGGCTTTCTCGACGCCGGCCTCGGCCAGGTGGAAGGCGACGGTGTTGTGGGACTGCTTGCTCGCGAAGACCGTCTCGCGCTGTATCCAGAGCACGATGGCCGGCACCATGATGGCCAGGATCACGAGCATGGCGACCGCGCCGGGGAGGATCTGGCCCCTTTCCTGACGGAATATGGAAGGGGCACTTCCTCGCGTATCGCTCGGTCGGCCGCTTAGTTTTATCATTAGTTCATGACCCGGATCTTCTGAATGGTCAGCTCGAGGACCTTTCGGCGGCCGAGCTGGATGTTCTTGCCCATCGTGATCGAGACCGAGACGATGGAGACGTCGTCGGTGTGCGGATAGGTGAAGGCGATGTAGATGAGATTGCTGCTCACCACCGAGTTGGCGGTGCCGATGACCTGGATGAGCTTGCTTCCCTCCTGGCGGAACTCCATGTAGCGGCCGTCGACGTGGCGGAAACGGATGCGGGAGAACGGTCCCTGGCCCGCGGGCGTATCCATGACCACCGTCGTCGCGACGGCC
This region includes:
- the pta gene encoding phosphate acetyltransferase, with the protein product MTTDTLNRDIIGDIRRKAAALKKKIVLPEGDEKRTLKAAAILKKDGLCAPILVGNLEKARKVAAENGVDLAGIEFIEPLKDAKFAEYAAQYFDLRKHKGITEDEAKTAVAEPLVYGVMMLHNDRVDGFLSGADHATADTVRPALHIIKPAAGVRTISSFFVMIFPSPKQGDDGVLIMGDCAINIDPVPVKLAAIGISSARMAKVLTGIDPRIAFLSFSTNGSTEHPLASAVKDAVRIAKEKAPDLAIDGEMQADAALVPEIGQKKFPGSKVAGRANVLVFPDLQSGNIGYKLVQRLTGAEALGPILQGFAKPVNDLSRGASVDDIVNMACVTALQSDPSLR
- the sulP gene encoding sulfate permease; amino-acid sequence: MLPHYLTPKLLTTLRGYDRTQLYHDLVAGLIVGVVAIPLALAFGIASGVTPAEGLYAAVIGGFVISLLGGSRVQIGGPTGAFVVIIYGIVHQYGREALTVTTIMAGVILIVMGLFRMGNLIKWIPYPVTTGFTSGIAVIIFSSQVKDLLGLRMGAVPPEFVDKWGAYFHALPTADWHTFGLSAATLAVLVYLPHLTKRIPSPFAALVFATGAAAVFGLPVETIGSRFGDLPRGLPMPRLPVIDFKTAMTLVRPATVVALLAAIESLLSAVVADGMIGGRHRSSVELVAQGAANILSPLFGGIPVTGAIARTATNVKSGGRTPVAGIAHAVVLVCVLLFAGPLVARIPLCALAAVLVIVAYHMSEWRTFAFLLKSPRSDVAVLLSTFGLTVLVDLTVAVEVGMILSAFLFMRRMAEMTTVGAAVRELGDDESAGEGPEKGRVAVPKGVEVYDVSGPLFFGAADKLGETLSQISDPPKVFILRLGAVPVMDATGLHALRDFQARCRRLKTSLLLCGLRKQPLRVLQSTGALSEFDAWTENDDLAAALKTLEKSSALLKP
- a CDS encoding nucleoside deaminase; the protein is MNDRELVREAYLEAKKGYDEGGLPIGSVLVDARGKIVARGHNMRVQTGDPTAHAEVVCLRNAGRRRDWPELTLVSSLSPCVMCTGTALLYRIPRVVVGENKNFLGAEDLFAARGVTLTVLQDPDCVALMERFVREKPDLWNEDIGL
- a CDS encoding phosphatidylserine decarboxylase; protein product: MKIASQAWQFVVPAVAAGSVGLWLMGRPSTVLPGALLAVLSFGFAGFTLYFFRDPERALPADGRIYSPGDGVVLSVGREGPGDVMTCRIFLSVFDVHIQRAPCAGRVTKVAEVPGSFAAAMKDAARGNYRVVMTIEPPGRGLLVVEQISGLIARRIECWRKPGDTVAAGEKYGIIYFGSQAAVHFPNGSKCTVKAGDRVAGGLTPIGEWTSNS
- the pssA gene encoding CDP-diacylglycerol--serine O-phosphatidyltransferase; amino-acid sequence: MDKQLLKRGGAVLAPSLFTLGNMACGFYALLSSVRGEFVSSATAIIAGMLFDALDGRVARLVHGESEFGVEFDSMADFLTFGVAPAHMMYAFILKDYGAWGYPIAFLYALCGGLRLARFNAMAHLGQGSKTHFTGLAIPAGAGFLASFVLLYQVIEEGRPAGTWKFLMDHIPALYGLAPAMTVVMALLMVSTIPYPAFKQPGVMRPKTMTRIIALLGLGLLLFYYPLMILFFVFFFYALLGPVSWLARAAGRLVGWKPPHHDHDNYGEHL
- the dut gene encoding dUTP diphosphatase — translated: MRRLEPAATLPTRAHADDAGLDLYALEDAELAPGQGKVVHTGVAMAIPAGHVGLVCDRSSMAKKGLKTAGGVIDAGYRGEVGVMLWNISTQVHALKKGERIAQLLVIPIATPAPVDSDDLGETARGVGGFGSTGK
- a CDS encoding LssY C-terminal domain-containing protein — its product is MRRLVLALPVLFLALSLDRVLPEAPQAPLPVRTAPLDEAVAGLSGMNKGRFGRPGNPLNLVFVGSAASLREALSRAGWTEVPGTIRASIACGAAELLTGRTVASTPPMNEYWLDGRRQDMNWAIATKFLSARHHFRVWDTGLRDPRGRAIWWGAGDYDLSIRWHDLSHVRDPDLDAERDFIAASLKDSPLLERAALVAHPAIPREGANDKGYKFHTDGKAALVELR
- the metG gene encoding methionine--tRNA ligase; this translates as MTKRYYITTPIYYINAAPHIGHAYTTIAADVLARHIRGRGRSAFLLTGTDEHGQKIEDAAKAAGKHVMDFCDMTSAKFRDLWKHLDIHVDDYIRTTEKRHEDKVQELFALLLKNGDIYKGKYEGLYDVVSESFVKESDAVKGPGGVLLGPDSGKPLQKLSEETYFFKLSKYQDRLLAHYQADPGFLAPAHRAAELHRFVEAGLEDISVSRTKVKWGIPVPGDPDHTIYVWFDALINYWSAADGKADLWPADVHIVGKEIFRFHGVIWPAILMAAGLPLPKKVFAHGWWTVEGQKMSKSLGNFISPYDITSEFGVDALRYFLLREMPFGNDGDFSKASLTKRYNAELANDLGNLVSRVAEMVDKFLGGRLPTKPPLGEDFYTTTVAKRTPEISERMEALDFNGALDSIWDVIRSLNARVNEKSPWKLAKSDMKECEAVLFDLVWSLRLVSGWLDPFMPHTAAKIHMQLGVRVFPDALTAEDILAGKTLGTGLIQKGPILFPRKV